From Cecembia calidifontis, one genomic window encodes:
- a CDS encoding DUF6913 domain-containing protein, whose protein sequence is MKWIKDWMVKRQVNAKLHMLKAKDVRIPQEIKTIGIIAASSADFELTKETVRQLWGYKVRVIGFYYEENKDQPVDSMSYKHFDLLGNPTAYFNAFMTEKLDIILVPSLHLNPYLRYLLLSNKCNFNLGFYTEENEPYLDLMLQYGEGDLEKNIYQLINYLHKIQEAC, encoded by the coding sequence ATGAAGTGGATTAAAGATTGGATGGTAAAAAGGCAGGTAAATGCAAAACTTCATATGCTCAAAGCAAAGGATGTAAGGATTCCACAGGAAATAAAAACCATAGGCATTATTGCTGCCTCCTCTGCTGATTTTGAGCTCACCAAAGAAACCGTACGCCAACTATGGGGATATAAAGTAAGGGTCATCGGGTTTTATTATGAAGAAAATAAGGATCAGCCAGTAGACAGTATGTCTTACAAGCATTTCGACCTTCTGGGAAACCCAACAGCATATTTCAATGCATTTATGACTGAAAAGTTGGATATAATTTTGGTCCCATCTTTACACCTTAATCCATATTTGCGTTATTTGCTGCTCTCAAATAAATGTAATTTCAATTTGGGCTTTTATACAGAAGAAAATGAACCCTATCTGGACTTGATGTTGCAGTACGGAGAGGGAGATTTGGAAAAAAATATTTATCAGTTGATCAATTATTTACATAAAATACAAGAGGCATGTTAA
- the dapA gene encoding 4-hydroxy-tetrahydrodipicolinate synthase, with amino-acid sequence MLKFHGTGVALITPFNDDFSIDYEGLKRVIDHVIKGGSDYLVVQGTTGETATLSREEKRAVLKASIEYTAGRIPIVYGIGGNNTQAILDEIRTTDFAGVDAILSVSPYYNKPSQAGIIAHYQAIADACPVPVILYNVPGRTMSNLTYQTTVELSKHPNIIGIKEASGDLSQCMRIAAKVPSDFLIISGDDILTPSLRVIGGHGVISVLANAYPEIFREISHADYDTAKKAAFKLLDVNPMMYEEGNPVGLKYLMQELGLCGETVRLPLVKGSENLKERIRKYMPR; translated from the coding sequence ATGTTAAAATTTCATGGCACAGGTGTAGCCTTAATCACCCCATTTAATGACGATTTTTCAATAGATTATGAAGGTTTAAAAAGAGTAATCGACCACGTCATCAAGGGAGGATCTGATTATTTGGTGGTGCAGGGTACTACGGGTGAAACCGCCACATTGTCCAGGGAAGAAAAAAGAGCCGTTCTCAAAGCATCCATTGAATATACTGCTGGAAGAATTCCAATCGTATATGGTATAGGAGGAAATAATACCCAGGCAATCCTGGATGAAATCAGGACCACAGACTTTGCAGGAGTGGACGCCATCCTTTCGGTAAGCCCTTATTACAATAAACCTTCCCAGGCCGGCATCATAGCCCACTACCAAGCCATTGCAGATGCTTGTCCAGTGCCTGTTATATTGTACAATGTGCCAGGCAGGACCATGTCCAACCTGACCTACCAGACCACAGTGGAACTGTCCAAACACCCCAATATCATAGGTATCAAAGAGGCCAGCGGTGACTTATCCCAATGCATGAGAATTGCAGCCAAGGTACCTTCTGATTTCCTCATCATCTCAGGGGATGATATTTTAACACCTTCCTTAAGGGTAATTGGTGGTCATGGAGTGATTTCAGTACTTGCCAATGCCTATCCTGAAATATTCAGGGAGATCTCACATGCTGACTATGATACAGCAAAAAAAGCTGCATTTAAACTTTTGGATGTAAATCCTATGATGTACGAAGAAGGGAATCCTGTGGGATTGAAGTACCTTATGCAGGAATTGGGATTATGTGGGGAAACGGTAAGACTTCCTTTAGTCAAAGGTTCCGAAAACCTGAAAGAAAGAATCAGGAAATATATGCCCCGCTAA
- the xseA gene encoding exodeoxyribonuclease VII large subunit: MHEAISLLELNQLIKETLDIQLAPTYWVVAEIAEINHARQGHAYLELVEKEGNQIAAKIRATIWSYTYRSLASRFKSVTGQDLKSGMKILAQVSVTFHEVYGISLNVKEIDPNYTLGERARIRQEIIDRLAREGMLEFNKRFKLPAVPQKIAVISSSTAAGYGDFVNQIKNNRFGYQVHHRLFQATLQGVEAAETIIQALKSVHEAHQKHPFDAIVLIRGGGSQLDLDCFDDYRLAIEIAKSELPVITGIGHERDETIADLVAHTKMKTPTATAEFILSGFREFEDNLELLWKQIERNAAQIWGWEERKLRDLENKLGKLSGTLIHRSGEKLSFILKQIKTLSQKQLTVNKISLENQLVSLQKAGRIRVKMEKEKLERLQTDLGRLNPDRFFEMGYTRSEISGVPVHKMRPKTGDIMSTYSGVMKIESKIEKIEKYGK, encoded by the coding sequence ATGCATGAGGCCATTTCACTTTTAGAACTCAACCAGCTGATCAAAGAAACTTTGGATATACAGCTAGCCCCTACCTATTGGGTTGTTGCTGAAATCGCAGAGATCAACCATGCCAGGCAAGGTCATGCCTATCTGGAGTTAGTCGAAAAAGAGGGCAATCAGATTGCTGCAAAAATCAGGGCAACCATCTGGTCCTATACTTATAGAAGCCTGGCTTCACGCTTTAAGTCAGTTACCGGACAGGATTTAAAATCAGGTATGAAAATCTTGGCCCAGGTTTCAGTTACATTCCACGAGGTTTATGGGATCAGCCTGAATGTTAAGGAAATTGACCCAAATTACACACTTGGGGAGAGGGCAAGGATAAGACAGGAGATAATAGACAGGCTGGCAAGAGAAGGAATGTTGGAATTCAACAAAAGGTTTAAACTTCCGGCAGTACCCCAAAAAATCGCGGTAATCTCATCCTCTACAGCGGCCGGTTATGGGGACTTTGTCAATCAGATCAAGAATAACCGTTTTGGCTATCAGGTACACCACCGGCTTTTTCAGGCTACTCTTCAAGGGGTGGAGGCAGCGGAAACAATCATACAGGCTTTAAAATCAGTTCATGAAGCACATCAGAAACATCCCTTTGATGCCATTGTCCTCATCAGAGGTGGAGGCTCACAGTTGGATTTGGATTGTTTTGATGATTACCGATTAGCCATTGAAATAGCAAAAAGCGAGCTGCCTGTCATTACCGGCATTGGACATGAAAGAGATGAGACCATCGCTGACTTGGTGGCCCATACCAAGATGAAAACCCCGACCGCAACGGCTGAATTTATCCTTTCAGGATTCAGAGAGTTTGAAGACAATCTGGAACTCTTATGGAAACAAATTGAAAGAAACGCCGCGCAAATTTGGGGCTGGGAAGAAAGAAAATTGAGGGATTTGGAAAACAAACTGGGTAAATTGTCAGGGACTTTGATTCACCGATCGGGCGAAAAACTAAGTTTTATCCTCAAACAGATCAAAACCCTTTCCCAAAAGCAGCTGACGGTAAATAAAATCTCGCTTGAAAACCAGCTCGTTTCCCTGCAAAAAGCAGGAAGGATCAGGGTTAAAATGGAAAAGGAAAAACTGGAAAGATTACAAACCGACCTTGGCAGGCTGAACCCCGACCGTTTTTTTGAAATGGGTTACACAAGATCCGAGATTTCAGGAGTACCTGTACATAAAATGAGACCAAAAACCGGAGATATAATGAGTACTTACTCCGGAGTTATGAAAATTGAAAGTAAAATTGAAAAAATTGAAAAATATGGAAAATAA
- the xseB gene encoding exodeoxyribonuclease VII small subunit, translating into MENKDFSYDKAIGRIEEILQVLESGEKGMDELSELVKEAAELVKQCKGKLRMTEEEINKALNLEEES; encoded by the coding sequence ATGGAAAATAAGGACTTCAGTTACGACAAAGCAATTGGCAGAATTGAAGAAATTTTACAGGTGCTGGAATCAGGCGAAAAAGGAATGGATGAACTTTCCGAATTGGTGAAGGAGGCCGCTGAACTGGTCAAGCAATGTAAAGGTAAACTGAGAATGACTGAGGAGGAAATCAACAAAGCCCTCAATCTGGAGGAAGAGAGTTAA
- a CDS encoding UpxY family transcription antiterminator, with protein sequence MAELSWYVLYTSSRAEKKVAQRLQEKGLEVFLPMIEELRQWSDRKKKVQKALFNGYLFVKTNRNQLWEALQVPGAVKFVHFAGEHATVRQEEIDTIKRILETGVAVETDNSEIEEGQQVRILGGPLQGMEGECVNKGNKDYFIIRIPGIHQSMLINIPRKFLEVLV encoded by the coding sequence ATGGCCGAATTAAGTTGGTACGTGTTGTACACCAGTTCCAGAGCAGAAAAAAAAGTAGCCCAAAGGTTACAGGAAAAAGGGCTTGAGGTCTTTTTGCCTATGATTGAAGAATTGCGCCAATGGTCGGACAGGAAGAAGAAAGTCCAGAAAGCTTTATTCAATGGCTATCTTTTTGTTAAGACCAACAGGAATCAACTTTGGGAAGCACTCCAGGTTCCTGGAGCTGTAAAATTTGTTCATTTTGCAGGAGAGCATGCTACCGTGAGACAGGAAGAAATAGATACCATTAAGAGGATTTTGGAAACAGGTGTTGCGGTAGAAACAGACAATTCCGAAATTGAAGAAGGTCAGCAGGTCCGTATTTTGGGCGGCCCACTTCAGGGAATGGAAGGAGAATGTGTCAATAAAGGCAATAAGGACTATTTTATCATTCGTATCCCCGGTATCCATCAAAGCATGCTGATCAATATTCCGAGGAAGTTTTTGGAAGTGTTAGTTTGA